A region of Candidatus Roizmanbacteria bacterium DNA encodes the following proteins:
- the tgt gene encoding tRNA guanosine(34) transglycosylase Tgt, translating to MFTFDITARLEGTKARSGIFHTPHREIQTPELAIVATEGEIRSVPRELWKDLPNQYFIVNTYHTHTKKLVDTIQAQGGVHGYMGLGDRAFATDSGGFQVFSLGFGQKHNIGKLARDFAQDTAFADDDESPLTITEEGVSFTFDGKEVRLTPESSMDIQHQLGADIMFAFDECTSPLNSEEYTRQSMERTHRWLKRCISAHREHEEKQALFGIVQGGEYRSLREESARVVGSMDVPGFGLGGSLGKFKEDVHAILDWIIPILPDEKPRHFLGIGQIRDIFESVERGVDLFDCVIPTREARHRMLYTEHGRVSIRKMRNIDEVPDKNCSCYACKNDKITYPKLWELFLARDPRAAMYATIHNVWFYAQLTQKIRNAIGNKTFIDLKEEVYKYY from the coding sequence ATGTTCACCTTTGATATAACTGCCAGATTAGAAGGTACTAAAGCCCGATCAGGCATATTCCATACTCCTCACAGAGAGATTCAGACACCTGAACTTGCTATTGTGGCAACTGAAGGAGAAATTCGTTCGGTCCCGAGGGAGCTGTGGAAGGATCTTCCGAACCAGTATTTTATCGTTAACACATACCATACGCATACAAAAAAGCTTGTCGACACAATTCAAGCACAAGGCGGAGTGCACGGCTATATGGGGCTTGGAGATCGCGCATTCGCGACAGATAGCGGAGGATTTCAAGTATTCTCGCTTGGTTTTGGTCAAAAGCACAATATCGGTAAGTTGGCTCGGGATTTTGCGCAAGATACTGCTTTTGCTGACGATGATGAGAGTCCGCTTACAATTACCGAAGAAGGGGTATCATTTACTTTCGACGGTAAAGAAGTACGGTTGACCCCCGAATCCTCTATGGATATACAACACCAATTAGGAGCCGACATCATGTTTGCATTTGATGAGTGTACGTCGCCTCTTAATAGTGAAGAATATACCCGTCAATCTATGGAGCGAACGCATCGGTGGCTGAAAAGATGTATCAGTGCCCATCGTGAGCATGAAGAAAAGCAGGCATTATTCGGGATTGTACAGGGAGGAGAGTATCGATCGCTTCGTGAAGAATCCGCACGGGTTGTGGGATCGATGGATGTCCCCGGATTCGGTTTGGGAGGAAGTCTGGGAAAATTCAAAGAAGACGTACATGCGATTCTCGACTGGATTATTCCTATCCTGCCCGACGAGAAACCGCGTCACTTTTTGGGTATCGGACAGATACGTGACATTTTTGAAAGTGTTGAGCGAGGGGTTGATCTTTTTGATTGTGTCATCCCGACAAGAGAAGCGAGACATCGTATGCTGTATACCGAACACGGAAGAGTTAGTATCAGAAAGATGCGGAATATTGATGAAGTCCCGGATAAAAACTGTTCCTGCTATGCATGCAAAAATGACAAAATTACCTATCCGAAACTGTGGGAACTTTTCCTTGCGCGGGATCCAAGGGCAGCTATGTATGCGACGATCCATAATGTCTGGTTCTATGCTCAGTTGACCCAAAAGATACGGAATGCAATCGGGAATAAGACTTTTATAGATCTCAAAGAAGAAGTTTATAAGTATTATTAG
- a CDS encoding M20/M25/M40 family metallo-hydrolase has translation MTKQNTLNELSEFISIRSVSADRTKRPEMRKAITFLVRKLKKMGFSVEILKRQGAPSAIFAKYSIPNAKKTVGIYGHYDVQPEDPVEEWTVRPFALSRQSGKLFGRGVADNKGHIIQNLAAVDYLISSESLKSNIIFFIEGEEECGSESFYSYIQEKERELSSLDVFFITDVGMHAKSVPQIIYALRGLVYFELEIRIGKRDLHSGVYGNAVLNPVQVLAELLAKMKDTKTGEVHIPGFYDDVRALNSAEMRLLMKGTVDDKTFRKEAGTFTVTSMRNVPSFLAPKIFPSLDVHGIQSGFTGEGPKTVIPHRARVKFSCRLVEFQNVKNTEKQIRQFIETNLPAGVQYALQTFSYDDPFYTSVDDPYIKKTAEILTVHFGHDTVLMREGGSVPAAEMMQRLFKTPVILTGFVLPDSNLHAPDENFDEEMFFEGIEALKKIYGSIV, from the coding sequence ATGACTAAACAAAATACCCTGAATGAATTGTCGGAGTTCATCAGTATAAGGTCCGTTTCAGCAGACAGGACTAAGCGACCTGAAATGCGCAAAGCAATCACTTTTTTAGTAAGAAAACTAAAAAAAATGGGTTTTTCTGTGGAAATCTTAAAAAGACAAGGGGCCCCGTCTGCAATTTTTGCTAAATACTCTATACCAAATGCAAAAAAAACAGTCGGTATATACGGACATTATGATGTCCAGCCGGAAGACCCGGTCGAGGAATGGACTGTCAGGCCGTTTGCGCTCAGCAGACAAAGCGGAAAGTTGTTCGGAAGAGGTGTGGCAGACAATAAAGGCCACATTATTCAAAATCTTGCAGCCGTTGATTATCTTATCAGTTCGGAAAGCCTTAAATCAAATATTATTTTCTTCATTGAAGGTGAAGAAGAGTGCGGCAGTGAAAGTTTTTATTCATATATACAGGAAAAGGAACGGGAGCTCAGCTCTCTGGATGTTTTTTTCATAACGGATGTCGGGATGCATGCTAAATCGGTACCTCAGATTATTTATGCTTTGCGCGGACTGGTATATTTTGAACTCGAGATACGGATAGGGAAGCGGGATCTTCACTCCGGGGTATACGGGAATGCAGTTTTGAATCCGGTACAAGTGCTTGCTGAGCTGTTGGCAAAAATGAAAGATACTAAGACAGGAGAAGTTCATATTCCCGGCTTCTATGATGATGTCCGTGCGCTAAATTCGGCTGAAATGAGGCTTCTGATGAAAGGAACGGTCGATGATAAAACATTCAGGAAAGAAGCGGGGACATTCACTGTTACGTCGATGAGAAATGTTCCTTCATTCCTGGCACCAAAAATATTTCCTTCTCTCGATGTGCACGGTATACAGTCAGGATTTACCGGGGAAGGTCCCAAAACAGTGATTCCTCATCGAGCCAGGGTGAAATTTTCCTGCCGTCTGGTAGAGTTCCAGAACGTTAAGAACACTGAAAAGCAGATCCGTCAATTTATCGAAACGAATCTTCCTGCAGGCGTCCAGTATGCATTGCAGACTTTTTCGTACGATGATCCTTTTTACACTTCAGTTGACGATCCCTATATCAAGAAAACAGCAGAAATTCTCACTGTCCATTTCGGTCATGATACTGTTTTGATGAGAGAAGGAGGCTCAGTTCCTGCCGCTGAAATGATGCAGAGGCTTTTTAAAACACCGGTTATCCTTACCGGTTTTGTGTTGCCGGACAGCAATCTCCATGCACCTGATGAAAATTTTGATGAAGAAATGTTTTTCGAAGGGATAGAAGCCTTAAAAAAAATATACGGAAGTATTGTTTAA
- a CDS encoding 2,3-diphosphoglycerate-dependent phosphoglycerate mutase, whose amino-acid sequence MSYLVLVRHGISEWNKLGLWTGWKDPELSPEGYEEAKKAAESIQDIPLDKAYTADLQRTKETTKTILKALGKSEMETVITPAVRERNYGDLAGKNKWVVKEEYGEEQFTKWRRGWDEPIPNGESLKDVYERLLPYYKEHIEPELKSGKNILVSASGNSLRALVKYLEDIPDNEIAGLEIGTGEVYVYQMDDQAKITEKQIRSSNPKKGKV is encoded by the coding sequence ATGTCATACTTAGTGCTCGTTCGTCACGGTATTTCGGAATGGAACAAATTAGGCCTTTGGACCGGATGGAAAGATCCTGAACTTTCCCCGGAAGGGTATGAAGAAGCGAAAAAAGCGGCCGAATCTATACAGGACATCCCCCTTGATAAAGCCTATACTGCAGACCTTCAAAGAACCAAAGAGACAACAAAAACAATTTTGAAAGCGTTGGGAAAGTCCGAAATGGAGACGGTGATCACTCCTGCAGTACGCGAACGCAACTATGGAGATCTTGCCGGAAAGAATAAGTGGGTGGTCAAAGAAGAATATGGTGAAGAACAGTTTACAAAATGGCGTCGGGGTTGGGATGAACCTATCCCGAACGGTGAATCACTCAAAGATGTATATGAACGCCTGCTCCCTTATTACAAAGAACATATCGAACCCGAACTGAAGTCCGGCAAAAACATCCTTGTCTCAGCAAGCGGGAACAGTTTGAGAGCGCTCGTGAAATATCTTGAAGACATACCTGACAATGAAATTGCCGGACTGGAAATCGGTACCGGTGAAGTCTATGTGTATCAAATGGATGATCAGGCAAAAATCACAGAAAAACAAATCCGATCATCCAATCCGAAAAAAGGAAAGGTTTAA
- a CDS encoding fibronectin type III domain-containing protein: MPVATVLKNKLSQRKIMLIAASVGIPLLLAIIIMTFFLIQGTATEANEEAPSNVSASPVDSQSAQVTFQTGKETIAVVEYGTSPDAMTEVSFGDLEATEHTIQIGGLQPNTTYYFRIRSGENVYDDGGSPWTFTTPAGEGTEVDPDVPLPSIEVGTGSATLSPTKTATSSPSIVPTPTMTASPSGSVTYYPTPEATPSGSITTYPPTTGSSCQATTDCTSILKSLGTQCTTQDYVKCLIGANTSPTAAPSTSPTATPVSAATKNACSLSYLQPNSCSSWIWNDVLTQSQTCEDTYTKYFVQCKSTSWGSSDPATWYCNETMTTNQLSLPCATAPSPAPGQSVFCRVRAETEDGGSENATDWIYSSSSCPRITGDDPDCNIDYVQGNSCTSWIWDFDYQKDPRCSNKFDHYFLQCTDDGAFNSTSFWYCNTTTTDHYQNLPCYNAAMPGDGMPITCRVRAEDGYGETNHVSSWSTGSAVCPTSTPTPTYTPTPTNTPTNTPTP; this comes from the coding sequence ATGCCAGTTGCAACCGTACTAAAAAATAAACTATCTCAACGAAAGATCATGCTTATCGCCGCTTCCGTCGGGATTCCTCTCTTATTGGCAATTATTATTATGACCTTTTTTCTGATTCAGGGCACGGCAACAGAAGCAAATGAAGAAGCTCCTTCAAACGTAAGCGCTTCACCGGTAGACAGTCAGAGTGCGCAAGTCACTTTTCAAACAGGCAAGGAAACAATCGCTGTTGTAGAGTACGGGACTTCTCCGGATGCTATGACAGAAGTCTCCTTCGGTGATCTGGAAGCAACCGAACATACAATACAAATCGGCGGACTTCAACCCAATACAACGTATTACTTCCGTATCCGAAGCGGAGAAAATGTATATGATGACGGCGGTTCACCGTGGACCTTTACCACTCCGGCAGGAGAAGGAACGGAAGTAGATCCCGACGTTCCCCTTCCGTCTATTGAAGTCGGAACAGGTTCTGCAACATTGTCTCCGACAAAGACGGCCACCTCGTCTCCCTCAATTGTACCGACACCAACTATGACCGCTTCACCTTCAGGATCAGTGACTTATTATCCGACTCCTGAAGCAACACCGTCAGGAAGTATCACAACCTATCCTCCGACAACTGGCTCAAGCTGTCAGGCAACGACGGATTGTACTTCTATTTTGAAATCATTGGGCACCCAGTGCACAACTCAGGATTATGTCAAATGTCTGATCGGTGCAAATACTTCTCCGACGGCGGCTCCCTCCACTTCACCCACAGCAACACCGGTAAGTGCAGCGACAAAAAATGCCTGTTCATTGAGCTACCTTCAGCCGAACAGCTGTTCCTCATGGATCTGGAATGATGTTTTGACACAAAGCCAGACATGCGAAGACACTTATACTAAGTATTTTGTTCAGTGTAAAAGTACCAGCTGGGGATCAAGTGATCCTGCAACCTGGTACTGTAATGAGACCATGACAACCAATCAACTATCACTTCCCTGTGCGACAGCTCCGTCACCGGCACCCGGTCAATCTGTATTCTGTCGAGTACGCGCTGAGACTGAAGACGGAGGTTCAGAGAATGCAACAGACTGGATATATAGCAGTTCCTCTTGCCCCAGAATCACCGGAGATGACCCTGATTGTAATATCGATTATGTCCAGGGTAATAGCTGTACTTCATGGATATGGGACTTTGACTACCAGAAAGATCCAAGATGTAGCAATAAATTTGATCATTATTTCCTCCAGTGTACTGATGATGGAGCTTTCAACAGCACCTCATTCTGGTACTGTAATACCACCACAACCGACCATTATCAGAATCTTCCCTGTTACAATGCGGCAATGCCGGGAGACGGAATGCCTATTACCTGTCGGGTCCGTGCTGAAGACGGCTACGGCGAAACGAACCATGTGTCATCCTGGTCAACAGGCTCAGCAGTATGTCCGACTTCCACACCGACTCCGACATACACGCCGACTCCGACCAACACCCCGACGAATACTCCGACTCCGTAA
- the eno gene encoding phosphopyruvate hydratase — protein MMKIKEIKALEILDSRGKPTIRAFVTLDDGSVHKASVPSGASTGTHEALELRDGDTSKFLGQGVQKAVQNVNSQIAKTLVGQEIADPRKLDEIMLKMDGSENKSKLGANAILSVSLALHRAAAYAADMPLWKFINTYYFIGDHTIEPSFPRLMVNVVNGGKHAGWNFDIQEFMVMPISNKPTASVRLAAEIFAELGNVLKKRKLSTLVGDEGGYSPALSSNEEVFETIEEAAKNLGYSRNKDFEFAVDCAATEFYENGSYVLKKNNQTKSSEEMVVYYQEIGQKYNIQSFEDPFAEDDWSAFTKFTELAEKFQFQVVGDDLFVTNPKRIQKGIDEGASNAVLIKLNQIGSVSETIDAIQMTQAAGWNVAVSHRSGETEDTFIADLAYGAGAEFIKTGSMSRSERLAKYNRLVEIENGF, from the coding sequence ATTATGAAAATCAAGGAAATCAAAGCCCTCGAGATACTCGATTCTCGCGGTAAACCAACCATTCGCGCATTTGTAACTTTGGATGACGGTTCTGTTCACAAAGCATCAGTTCCTTCTGGAGCTTCGACAGGGACACATGAAGCCCTTGAGCTCCGCGATGGTGATACTTCAAAATTCCTTGGTCAGGGAGTGCAAAAAGCAGTACAAAATGTAAATTCCCAAATTGCAAAAACGCTCGTCGGTCAGGAGATTGCTGATCCGAGAAAACTGGATGAAATAATGCTCAAAATGGATGGGTCTGAAAACAAATCAAAATTGGGAGCAAATGCAATTTTATCCGTTTCTCTCGCTCTTCATCGGGCTGCAGCATATGCTGCAGATATGCCGCTTTGGAAGTTTATCAATACTTACTACTTTATAGGTGATCACACGATTGAACCTTCTTTCCCGAGACTCATGGTGAATGTTGTCAACGGAGGCAAACACGCCGGATGGAACTTCGATATTCAGGAATTTATGGTGATGCCTATTTCCAATAAACCGACTGCATCCGTACGACTTGCAGCTGAAATCTTCGCGGAGCTCGGAAATGTACTTAAAAAGCGAAAACTGTCAACACTTGTCGGTGATGAAGGCGGGTATTCTCCTGCATTATCATCCAACGAAGAAGTTTTTGAAACCATCGAAGAAGCGGCTAAAAACCTCGGATACTCCCGCAACAAAGATTTCGAGTTTGCTGTTGATTGTGCCGCAACGGAATTTTATGAAAACGGCTCATATGTCTTAAAAAAGAATAATCAAACCAAATCATCAGAAGAAATGGTCGTTTATTATCAGGAGATCGGCCAGAAATACAATATTCAGTCATTTGAAGACCCGTTTGCCGAAGATGATTGGAGCGCCTTTACAAAATTTACGGAATTGGCTGAAAAGTTCCAATTTCAGGTGGTCGGAGACGATCTCTTCGTCACAAATCCTAAACGGATTCAAAAAGGTATAGACGAAGGGGCTTCAAATGCAGTCCTTATCAAACTCAACCAAATTGGCTCGGTCTCTGAAACTATAGATGCCATTCAGATGACTCAAGCGGCAGGATGGAACGTCGCTGTTTCACATCGATCAGGAGAAACGGAAGATACGTTTATTGCGGATCTTGCTTACGGAGCAGGAGCTGAGTTTATAAAAACCGGTTCAATGTCACGAAGTGAAAGACTGGCAAAGTACAACCGACTGGTTGAGATTGAGAATGGGTTCTGA
- a CDS encoding histidine phosphatase family protein, which produces MKLFLVRHGESIGNTKQGFISGQTDPDGLSPKGRIQIIRTAWELKNDQYDQIYSSPVARAQETAAILKSYLGSSVKTADWLTELHHGIFEGYYWWEVIHKIPPSWRARREDFRTPYPKGESMELLIKRISDGLKKWLTTLDESGSYIVVSHQVVITTIRYCLEHGDASTLDTQQSQQDFLKYLHEVKLDNGCFAQLTLKNNTLISTKEVSDFPPLKPNKNNIAFYSKELLQLRKEPETERMETASGNSVYKLQMSAPKIIKVVHDKDHEAFQRQIDLYQYLNSKKISSPVVERVDSSQVFFGYDVLVQDYVAGDVIKKCFIDHPQKVDLLLEKVYEALVQIHSLPVDEVRPFWKPPLEEQFVQWKNYMLLNINMTLHIVQEKSVTDATYKKIEEALSCLKDYVREERYALEPIHGDVGSDNIIVHHNTSCRFVRLIDFEWARIGDGLWDFAYFWGWLERNNEEVSEKWERILRKYFPDQMVQLDWYRILFHAWTVRDMMDYKDHPIRLRRGRKSMEILEMLS; this is translated from the coding sequence ATGAAACTGTTTTTAGTCCGTCACGGCGAGAGTATCGGAAACACAAAACAAGGCTTTATATCGGGTCAAACTGATCCTGACGGTTTATCTCCCAAAGGACGAATTCAGATTATCCGTACGGCATGGGAGTTGAAAAATGATCAATACGATCAAATATATTCAAGCCCTGTCGCCCGTGCTCAGGAGACAGCGGCAATCCTAAAAAGTTATCTCGGTTCATCAGTGAAAACGGCAGATTGGCTTACCGAGCTTCATCACGGAATATTTGAAGGGTACTATTGGTGGGAAGTAATTCATAAAATTCCGCCTTCCTGGCGTGCGAGAAGAGAGGATTTCCGAACGCCCTATCCAAAGGGGGAAAGTATGGAGCTTCTCATCAAACGTATCTCCGATGGTTTGAAAAAGTGGCTCACTACGTTAGACGAAAGCGGATCGTATATTGTAGTCAGTCATCAGGTAGTCATCACGACTATACGATACTGCCTTGAGCATGGCGACGCTTCAACACTCGATACGCAACAATCTCAGCAGGATTTCCTGAAGTATCTGCATGAGGTTAAACTCGATAACGGATGTTTTGCCCAACTTACACTCAAGAACAATACATTGATTTCAACAAAGGAGGTCTCAGATTTCCCACCTCTCAAGCCGAATAAAAACAATATTGCATTTTATTCGAAGGAACTGTTGCAACTCCGTAAAGAGCCTGAAACCGAGAGAATGGAAACCGCATCGGGTAATTCCGTGTATAAACTCCAAATGTCAGCGCCAAAAATTATAAAAGTGGTACATGACAAGGACCATGAAGCATTTCAGAGGCAGATAGATCTATATCAATATCTGAATAGTAAAAAGATCTCGTCTCCGGTAGTTGAACGGGTAGATTCGAGTCAGGTCTTTTTTGGGTATGATGTACTTGTCCAGGATTACGTTGCCGGGGATGTTATAAAGAAATGTTTTATTGACCACCCCCAAAAAGTGGACTTGCTTCTTGAAAAAGTGTATGAGGCTCTCGTGCAGATACACAGTCTCCCGGTGGATGAAGTACGACCGTTTTGGAAGCCTCCGCTTGAGGAGCAGTTTGTCCAGTGGAAAAATTATATGCTTCTCAACATCAATATGACTCTGCATATTGTTCAGGAGAAAAGCGTTACAGATGCTACTTATAAAAAAATTGAAGAGGCACTTTCCTGCCTCAAAGATTATGTACGAGAGGAGAGATACGCACTGGAGCCGATACATGGGGATGTGGGCTCCGACAATATTATCGTACACCACAATACATCATGCAGATTTGTCCGCCTGATTGATTTTGAGTGGGCACGTATTGGAGACGGTTTATGGGATTTTGCTTATTTCTGGGGATGGCTGGAGAGGAACAATGAAGAAGTCTCTGAAAAGTGGGAAAGGATTTTGCGGAAATATTTCCCTGACCAGATGGTACAACTTGATTGGTATCGGATCCTTTTTCATGCATGGACTGTGCGTGATATGATGGATTACAAAGATCATCCTATACGGCTTCGTCGCGGCAGAAAGTCGATGGAGATACTGGAAATGCTTTCTTAA
- a CDS encoding IS1595 family transposase: MVCNNRPISKYKRKKILWCFAHDLSATQTSGILGLNRNTVNKYYNNIRQLIYHHQVHQMQRYVGGEIEIDESYFGPRRMRGKSSKRGRGTSFKQVVFGIYERQGRVFTRIIPNCKRRTLHAVMKGKIDLNSTVYSDSWSGYNGLVDVGYDKHLRINHKKNEFSNTKGVHINGIESFWSFCKRRLVKFNGVKKNFPLHLKECEWRWSKSPSILYNELLQIVNVLV, encoded by the coding sequence ATGGTTTGTAACAATAGGCCGATATCAAAATACAAGAGAAAAAAGATACTATGGTGTTTTGCACACGATCTGAGTGCTACACAGACCTCTGGTATTTTGGGTCTCAACCGCAATACAGTCAACAAATATTACAATAATATTCGTCAACTCATATATCATCACCAAGTGCACCAGATGCAACGATATGTTGGTGGTGAGATAGAAATTGATGAATCATACTTTGGACCTCGAAGGATGAGAGGCAAGTCAAGTAAAAGAGGTCGTGGGACGTCATTTAAGCAGGTAGTATTTGGGATATATGAGCGTCAAGGACGTGTATTTACTCGTATCATTCCAAACTGTAAAAGAAGAACGCTACATGCTGTTATGAAGGGAAAGATTGACTTGAACAGTACTGTATATTCAGATTCGTGGAGCGGATACAACGGACTTGTTGATGTCGGGTATGACAAACATTTGAGAATCAATCACAAGAAAAATGAGTTCTCAAATACAAAAGGGGTCCATATCAATGGCATAGAGTCATTCTGGTCCTTTTGTAAAAGACGTCTCGTTAAGTTCAATGGTGTAAAGAAAAACTTTCCATTACACTTGAAAGAGTGTGAATGGAGATGGAGCAAATCCCCATCGATCCTTTACAATGAACTATTACAAATTGTTAATGTGCTAGTCTAG
- a CDS encoding cation:proton antiporter: MEIFIEISIIIFVAMIVSIVMRLLKQPLIVGYILTGILIGPYVLNLLHSGEVLELFSKIGITILLFIVGLNLSPNVIKEVGKVSLFTGLGQVLFTSIIGFVISRALGIDTVAAIFVAIALTFSSTIIILKLLSDKGDLNKLYGKIAIGFLLVQDIVATIILLVTTSFAAGSGGNVAVEAVVTLGKGALLITALIAVSNYILPKLSKFIASSQELLFLFSISWGLGMATLFSILGFSVEIGALVAGVTMSMTPYAFEAASRLRPLRDFFILLFFILLGSEMVLDGIGSLLFPAAILSVFVLIGNPIIVVIIMNLLGYSKRTGFQAGLTVAQISEFSLILATLGFQIGSLSKEVLSLITIVGLVTIAGSTYLILYADNIYPKVEKLLSFLELKKNKREKSSDHDYDSLLFGFQRVGQDFVKSFEKLGLRFMIIDFNPDSIKLAEDMEIPCKYGDAKDPEFIEELNIRKLKYVVTTIPEFETNLHLVKRIRSVNKRAIIIAISHNRDEALSLYAEGTSYVIMPHYLGAEYAVRMINKHGLEKGEYQRSREKHLQYLENRII, encoded by the coding sequence ATGGAAATATTTATTGAAATCAGTATTATCATCTTTGTGGCCATGATCGTTTCGATCGTGATGCGTCTTTTGAAGCAACCGCTGATTGTCGGTTATATCCTTACCGGGATACTCATCGGTCCGTATGTCCTGAACCTCCTGCATAGCGGTGAAGTCCTGGAGCTTTTCTCAAAAATCGGGATAACTATTCTTCTGTTTATAGTAGGTCTGAATTTGAGTCCGAATGTCATCAAAGAAGTAGGCAAGGTATCTCTTTTTACGGGTCTGGGACAAGTGCTCTTTACGTCCATAATAGGATTTGTGATATCCCGTGCACTGGGTATAGACACAGTGGCAGCCATATTTGTTGCGATTGCCCTGACTTTTAGCAGTACGATCATAATTCTTAAACTCCTTTCGGATAAGGGAGATTTGAATAAGCTATACGGAAAGATCGCAATTGGCTTTTTGCTGGTTCAGGATATTGTTGCAACGATTATTTTATTGGTTACAACATCATTTGCAGCCGGTTCCGGTGGTAATGTCGCTGTTGAGGCGGTCGTAACTCTCGGGAAAGGAGCGTTACTAATAACAGCACTTATTGCTGTCAGTAATTATATTCTTCCAAAACTGAGTAAGTTTATAGCCTCTTCTCAGGAGCTTTTGTTTTTGTTTTCGATCAGTTGGGGCCTTGGAATGGCAACTCTTTTTAGCATCTTGGGATTTTCCGTTGAGATCGGTGCTCTTGTTGCGGGGGTTACGATGTCTATGACTCCGTATGCATTTGAAGCTGCATCGCGATTGCGTCCGTTGCGGGATTTCTTCATTTTGCTTTTCTTCATTCTTTTGGGTTCGGAGATGGTTTTGGACGGGATAGGATCATTGTTATTTCCGGCGGCGATTTTGTCCGTATTTGTTTTGATAGGGAACCCCATTATCGTCGTCATCATAATGAATCTGCTGGGATACAGTAAGAGAACCGGCTTCCAGGCAGGACTGACAGTAGCACAGATTAGTGAGTTCTCATTGATTTTGGCAACACTGGGTTTTCAGATAGGATCATTGTCAAAAGAGGTCTTATCTCTTATCACTATTGTCGGACTGGTAACAATAGCAGGCTCAACGTATCTGATTTTATATGCGGACAATATTTATCCAAAAGTAGAAAAGCTTTTGTCATTTCTGGAACTGAAAAAGAACAAACGTGAAAAATCAAGTGACCATGATTATGACTCATTGCTTTTCGGTTTCCAGAGAGTCGGGCAGGATTTTGTAAAATCATTTGAAAAGCTCGGGCTGCGGTTTATGATTATTGATTTCAATCCGGATTCTATTAAACTCGCTGAAGATATGGAGATTCCCTGTAAGTACGGGGATGCGAAAGATCCGGAGTTCATCGAAGAACTCAACATCAGAAAATTAAAATACGTTGTCACTACCATTCCCGAGTTTGAGACAAATCTGCACCTGGTTAAGAGAATCCGCTCGGTAAATAAGCGGGCGATTATTATTGCAATCTCTCACAATCGTGATGAGGCCCTCTCCTTATATGCAGAAGGCACTTCATATGTGATCATGCCTCACTATCTCGGAGCCGAGTATGCCGTGCGCATGATCAATAAACACGGACTTGAAAAAGGAGAGTATCAGCGTTCACGAGAGAAACATCTTCAGTATCTTGAGAACAGAATTATCTGA